One part of the Thermoanaerobaculum aquaticum genome encodes these proteins:
- a CDS encoding beta-ketoacyl-ACP synthase III — MHDNHSRTARIAGLGTALPARVLTNADFERMVETSDEWIVTRTGIRERHVVGEGESLATLAVEAGKKAMADAGVDPQEVELLILATATPEQPIPATAAIIQPQLGVMRAACFDLSAACSGFLYALQVARQFFSTGEVSTALVIGAETLSRYTDYTDRATCVLFGDGAGAVVLRAADAGQGILRMAWHTDGSMADFICMPGGGSRFPPNVKEYVDARLPFIKMRGNETFKVAVRALAEVCDEVLQAAGMTVNDIDLLVPHQANIRIIDAVASRLGVPPEKVFVNVDKVGNTSAASIPLALADARAQGRLKPGDLVLMAAFGGGLTWAASLVRW; from the coding sequence GTGCACGATAACCACAGCCGCACGGCACGCATTGCAGGGCTGGGAACAGCGCTCCCGGCCAGGGTTTTAACCAACGCCGACTTTGAGCGCATGGTGGAAACCTCGGACGAGTGGATCGTGACCCGTACGGGCATCCGCGAGCGGCACGTGGTGGGGGAAGGGGAAAGCCTGGCCACCCTGGCGGTGGAGGCGGGGAAGAAAGCCATGGCCGATGCTGGAGTGGACCCTCAAGAGGTGGAGCTTTTGATCCTGGCTACCGCCACCCCGGAACAGCCCATCCCTGCCACCGCCGCCATCATTCAGCCGCAGCTGGGGGTCATGCGCGCCGCCTGCTTCGACCTTTCCGCGGCCTGTTCGGGCTTTTTGTACGCCCTGCAGGTGGCGCGGCAGTTCTTCTCCACGGGGGAGGTCAGCACCGCCCTGGTCATCGGCGCCGAAACCCTTTCCCGCTACACCGACTACACCGATCGGGCCACCTGCGTGCTGTTTGGCGATGGGGCCGGGGCGGTGGTGCTCAGGGCGGCGGACGCCGGCCAGGGCATCCTGCGCATGGCCTGGCATACCGACGGCAGCATGGCGGATTTCATCTGCATGCCTGGCGGCGGCAGCAGGTTCCCACCCAACGTCAAGGAGTACGTGGACGCCCGCTTGCCCTTCATCAAGATGCGGGGCAACGAAACCTTCAAGGTGGCGGTGCGTGCGCTGGCTGAAGTGTGCGATGAGGTGCTGCAGGCTGCCGGTATGACCGTCAACGACATTGACCTGCTGGTTCCCCACCAGGCCAACATCCGCATCATTGACGCGGTGGCTTCGCGGTTGGGGGTGCCGCCGGAAAAGGTGTTCGTCAACGTGGACAAGGTGGGCAACACCTCGGCGGCTTCCATCCCGCTGGCGTTGGCCGATGCCCGGGCCCAGGGGCGGCTGAAGCCCGGGGATCTGGTGCTCATGGCCGCCTTTGGCGGTGGCCTTACCTGGGCGGCCAGCCTGGTGCGTTGGTGA
- the rpmF gene encoding 50S ribosomal protein L32: MPNPKHRHSKARRDRRRAHDHLAQPPQSLCPHCFQPKLPHRVCPHCGMYEGRQVLNVEEI; encoded by the coding sequence ATGCCTAACCCAAAACACCGTCATTCCAAGGCACGCCGGGATCGTCGGCGGGCCCATGATCACCTGGCGCAGCCGCCGCAGTCGCTATGCCCGCACTGCTTCCAACCCAAGCTGCCCCATCGCGTTTGCCCCCATTGCGGCATGTACGAAGGCCGGCAGGTGCTGAACGTTGAGGAGATTTAA
- a CDS encoding YceD family protein encodes MLRIALELADTEPVDFRQELSLPEGVGGEDVLAWEPVYFAGRLKKSGSGYAVVGTVSGRGHLRCVRCLGEFEFAFEERFSVQMLPLALAPQEEEVQLTRKDLDVRFYSEPVLDLLELACEQVELALPVKPLCREDCLGLCPRCGADLNQGACGCPPEVDERWHKLLDFRPVS; translated from the coding sequence GTGTTGAGGATTGCCCTGGAGCTCGCGGACACGGAGCCGGTGGACTTTCGCCAAGAGCTTTCCTTGCCAGAGGGAGTGGGCGGTGAGGACGTTTTGGCCTGGGAGCCGGTGTATTTTGCCGGAAGGCTCAAAAAGAGCGGCTCAGGTTACGCGGTGGTCGGCACGGTGAGCGGCCGGGGGCACCTGCGTTGTGTCCGCTGCTTGGGGGAGTTTGAGTTTGCCTTTGAGGAGCGCTTTTCCGTGCAAATGTTGCCGCTGGCCTTAGCTCCCCAGGAGGAAGAGGTTCAGCTCACGAGGAAGGACCTGGACGTGCGCTTTTACTCCGAACCGGTCCTTGACCTCCTGGAGCTGGCCTGCGAACAGGTCGAGCTGGCCTTGCCGGTCAAGCCCCTGTGTCGTGAGGATTGCCTGGGCTTGTGCCCCCGCTGCGGCGCCGACCTAAACCAGGGCGCCTGTGGCTGCCCCCCTGAGGTGGACGAGCGGTGGCACAAGCTTTTGGATTTCCGCCCGGTTTCTTAA
- the plsX gene encoding phosphate acyltransferase PlsX, with amino-acid sequence MKRLPVALDAMGGDHAPQATVQGAVEAAREYGLEVFLVGKENLLRKELARFGTVRGVHVVDAPEVVSMDDPPIAPVRQKKESSMAVALRLVRDGLAGAFVSAGNTGAAMVAAKLILGTLAGVDRPALAAPVPNISGQTLLIDAGANVDCKPRHLLEFAVMGHFYSHLVFGIPSPRVGLLSNGEEEGKGDKVTVAAYELLADAKLGFVGNVEGRDIFAGTVDVVACDGFVGNVVLKTAEGLGEMVVRLLRQEAKRMPISALGFLLAKGALSSFKKRVDYAEYGGAPLLGVRGAVLIGHGRSNPKAIRSAIRFAHRFASSGAVAAIEERVSRLNHEANGG; translated from the coding sequence GTGAAAAGGCTCCCCGTTGCCTTGGACGCCATGGGGGGCGATCACGCCCCGCAAGCCACCGTACAGGGTGCGGTTGAGGCCGCCCGCGAGTACGGCCTTGAGGTTTTCCTGGTGGGGAAGGAAAACCTCCTGCGCAAGGAGCTGGCGCGTTTTGGCACCGTCCGGGGGGTGCACGTGGTGGATGCCCCGGAAGTGGTGAGCATGGACGACCCGCCCATCGCGCCGGTACGGCAAAAGAAGGAGTCCTCCATGGCCGTGGCCCTGCGGCTGGTGCGGGACGGCCTGGCGGGAGCCTTCGTTTCCGCCGGCAACACCGGAGCGGCCATGGTGGCGGCCAAGCTCATCCTGGGGACGCTGGCGGGTGTGGATCGGCCGGCTCTGGCGGCCCCGGTGCCCAACATTTCGGGACAGACCCTGCTCATTGACGCCGGCGCCAACGTGGACTGCAAGCCCAGACACCTGCTGGAGTTCGCCGTCATGGGGCACTTTTACTCGCACTTGGTGTTTGGGATCCCCTCACCGCGGGTAGGGCTTTTGTCCAACGGTGAGGAGGAGGGCAAGGGGGACAAAGTGACCGTGGCCGCCTACGAGCTTTTGGCCGATGCCAAGCTGGGGTTTGTGGGCAACGTGGAGGGGCGGGACATTTTCGCCGGCACCGTGGACGTGGTGGCCTGCGACGGCTTTGTCGGCAACGTGGTCCTCAAGACCGCCGAGGGTTTGGGCGAGATGGTGGTGAGGCTATTGCGGCAGGAAGCCAAGCGCATGCCCATATCGGCGTTGGGCTTTCTTTTGGCCAAAGGGGCCCTTTCCAGCTTCAAAAAGCGCGTGGACTACGCTGAGTACGGTGGGGCGCCGCTTTTGGGGGTGCGGGGGGCGGTGCTCATCGGCCACGGGCGCTCCAACCCCAAGGCGATCCGCAGCGCCATCCGCTTTGCCCATCGCTTTGCAAGCTCAGGGGCGGTGGCAGCCATTGAAGAGCGGGTGAGCCGCCTGAACCACGAAGCCAACGGAGGGTAA